A stretch of the Sorangium aterium genome encodes the following:
- a CDS encoding DUF4150 domain-containing protein, whose amino-acid sequence MFAITSSGGMDFGMPDVCRLPTMVPVPFPNFAAKPMGTSPAYKVRIGVAPAHTVTTTIPLTSGDNPGLLGGVISGRNMGPARRLRFSRNTLWQGKPAVVLSANGFGNQINTNSTTIVPSQIKVLVLK is encoded by the coding sequence ATGTTTGCAATCACGTCGAGCGGTGGAATGGACTTTGGCATGCCGGATGTCTGCCGTCTTCCGACGATGGTCCCCGTCCCATTTCCAAACTTTGCAGCGAAGCCCATGGGGACGTCCCCCGCGTACAAAGTGCGCATCGGGGTCGCTCCCGCCCATACCGTGACAACCACCATTCCGCTCACCTCCGGCGACAACCCTGGGCTCCTTGGTGGCGTGATCTCGGGCCGCAACATGGGCCCCGCGAGGCGTCTCCGATTCTCTCGCAACACGTTGTGGCAGGGAAAACCGGCGGTGGTGCTCTCCGCCAACGGCTTTGGGAACCAGATCAACACGAACTCGACGACCATTGTCCCGAGCCAGATCAAGGTCCTGGTTCTCAAGTGA
- a CDS encoding glycosyltransferase family 4 protein, with translation MPLTVLLVGYPLAPVGPDAVGGAEQVLSMLDEALSRGGHRSIVVAPEGSACAGTLVATPAPPPGAALDEAARERAWSHHRSAVARVLDRYPIDLVHMHGVDFDRYLPEPGAPVLATLHLPPGFYSPAVFCLERPRTFLHCVSATQRRACPPEARLLPDIPNGVRLEHYRPRRYKRGFALALGRICPEKGYHVAVEASVRAAVPLVIAGQAFGYEEHTRYLQEVLLPMLRGPGPVRRFIGPVGLARKRRLLAAARCLLVPSLVQETSSLVALEALASGTPVIALRGAGALPEIVEHGRTGFLVDGAVEMADAMARVDRLDPAACRRAAEERFSAATTAAAYLETYRRILRAA, from the coding sequence GTGCCTCTGACGGTCCTGCTCGTCGGTTATCCGCTCGCGCCCGTGGGTCCGGACGCCGTCGGCGGCGCCGAGCAGGTGCTCTCGATGCTCGACGAGGCGCTCTCGCGCGGCGGCCACCGGTCGATCGTTGTCGCTCCGGAGGGCTCCGCGTGCGCCGGGACGCTGGTCGCCACGCCGGCGCCCCCGCCTGGCGCGGCCCTCGACGAGGCGGCGAGGGAGCGGGCCTGGAGCCATCACCGGAGCGCCGTCGCCCGGGTCCTGGACAGGTATCCGATCGACCTCGTCCACATGCACGGCGTCGATTTCGATCGCTACCTGCCCGAGCCGGGTGCGCCGGTGCTCGCGACCCTCCATCTCCCGCCAGGCTTCTATTCGCCTGCGGTGTTCTGTCTCGAGCGGCCGAGGACGTTCCTCCACTGCGTGTCCGCGACGCAGCGGCGCGCCTGTCCGCCGGAGGCGCGGCTCCTGCCCGACATCCCGAACGGCGTCCGGCTGGAGCACTACCGGCCGAGGCGGTACAAGCGCGGCTTCGCGCTGGCGCTGGGCCGGATCTGCCCGGAGAAGGGCTATCACGTCGCCGTCGAGGCCTCGGTCCGCGCCGCCGTGCCGCTCGTCATCGCCGGCCAGGCGTTCGGGTACGAGGAGCACACGCGGTACCTCCAGGAGGTCCTGCTGCCGATGCTGCGCGGCCCCGGGCCCGTGCGGCGCTTCATCGGCCCGGTGGGCCTCGCCCGGAAGCGCCGCCTGCTCGCGGCGGCGCGGTGCCTCCTCGTCCCCAGCCTGGTGCAGGAGACCAGCTCGCTCGTGGCCCTGGAGGCGCTGGCCTCGGGCACGCCGGTGATCGCGCTGCGCGGCGCCGGCGCGCTGCCGGAGATCGTCGAGCACGGCCGGACGGGGTTCCTCGTGGACGGCGCGGTGGAGATGGCCGACGCGATGGCGAGGGTCGACCGGCTCGACCCGGCGGCGTGCCGTCGCGCGGCCGAGGAGCGCTTCTCGGCGGCGACGACGGCGGCGGCGTACCTCGAGACGTACCGCCGGATCCTGCGCGCAGCGTGA